GCTATCAACGACTATATACAGCGCACCAAACGCTATATCACTTTTGATATGGAAGTGATTCCCGAACTGAAAAACACGAAAAGTCTTTCGATGGAAGTTCAGAAAGAAAAGGAAGGTGAACTGATATTGAAAGCCCTCCAACCGGGGGATGTAATCGTGCTGCTCGACGAACACGGAAAAGAGATGCGTTCCCTTGAGTTTGCCGACTACATGAAGCGGAAAATGAACACTGTCAACAAACGACTGGTTTTTATTATCGGGGGGCCTTATGGTTTCTCAGAGAAAGTGTATCAGACATCCCATGAAAAGATTTCAATGTCAAAAATGACTTTCTCGCATCAGATGATCCGGTTGATATTCGTGGAGCAGATTTATCGGGCGATGACGATATTGAACGGGGGACCGTATCATCACGAATAATATTTCACGAACCAACCGGAAAAAACCGGAAAAAGAATGGAGCACTACACATATCCATTCTTTTCATTTATGTAAAGTTTATCAAATACCCGTTGGAGTTCTTCTTTATTCATAATCAATCGGCGAAGTTCCGCCAAACGTCCGGCATTCTCTGATTGAGATATCCATAATTTCAGATACCCGCCTTCCGCATACTTATCATTAAGATGTTTCCGAAAGCGGACATATTGCTGTTCTTTATCCATTTCCGGATAATGAGACAATCCATATTGAACGGTACGGCGCAAAGTTATTTCAGGGTCAATGATACGATCGGCTTCGGCAACTATTTTTCCATAGATGCTTCTCGGAGCCTGTTTATTGGAAGCCCGATGATCTTCTATCGCTTCTTTCATCTGCAACAGTTGCTCATCCGTAAACCAGTGCCGCAAGGTTTCATCCGCCAGCAATATCCTGCCGGAGACTATATGATGAAACTCACGTCCCTCACATAGTCCCAGGTCATGATAAGCAGCAATGATGTAAACCATCGAATAATCGACCTCATAATACACCGCCAGTTTCAGACTTTCTTCAATCACTTTTTCCACATGGTCTATCTGATGTGCCTTGTCAAAGCCAGCATATTGCGGAA
The DNA window shown above is from Bacteroides faecium and carries:
- a CDS encoding HD domain-containing protein, producing the protein MVHNIPVELQDYVCEKIIPQYAGFDKAHQIDHVEKVIEESLKLAVYYEVDYSMVYIIAAYHDLGLCEGREFHHIVSGRILLADETLRHWFTDEQLLQMKEAIEDHRASNKQAPRSIYGKIVAEADRIIDPEITLRRTVQYGLSHYPEMDKEQQYVRFRKHLNDKYAEGGYLKLWISQSENAGRLAELRRLIMNKEELQRVFDKLYINEKNGYV
- the rlmH gene encoding 23S rRNA (pseudouridine(1915)-N(3))-methyltransferase RlmH — its product is MKTTLLVVGRTVEQHYITAINDYIQRTKRYITFDMEVIPELKNTKSLSMEVQKEKEGELILKALQPGDVIVLLDEHGKEMRSLEFADYMKRKMNTVNKRLVFIIGGPYGFSEKVYQTSHEKISMSKMTFSHQMIRLIFVEQIYRAMTILNGGPYHHE